In one Hyphomicrobium sp. 99 genomic region, the following are encoded:
- a CDS encoding ketosteroid isomerase-related protein: MSDTTPESQARAATAALIRDYYAAFNRGDTDAMLDFLTDDVIHDVNQGERRQGIEKFRAFNARMTHNYKEELKDIVVLVSKDATRAAAEFNVHGTYKNTEEGLPDAVGQKYVLPAGTFFAIRDGKIARVTTYYNLTDWIAQVAG, translated from the coding sequence ATGTCCGACACCACGCCCGAATCGCAAGCCCGTGCCGCAACGGCTGCGCTCATCCGCGACTACTACGCTGCCTTCAACCGCGGCGATACCGACGCCATGCTGGACTTCCTGACCGACGACGTGATCCACGACGTCAATCAGGGCGAGCGTCGCCAAGGCATAGAGAAGTTCCGCGCCTTCAACGCGCGCATGACGCACAACTACAAGGAAGAGCTGAAGGACATCGTGGTCCTCGTCTCGAAGGACGCGACGCGCGCCGCTGCAGAATTCAACGTGCACGGAACCTACAAGAATACGGAAGAAGGTTTGCCGGACGCCGTGGGCCAAAAGTACGTTCTGCCCGCCGGCACGTTCTTCGCAATTCGCGACGGCAAAATCGCCCGCGTCACCACATATTACAATCTCACGGATTGGATCGCGCAGGTCGCGGGCTGA
- a CDS encoding TIGR02466 family protein yields the protein MARVQELFVTQIYREELQRGQTSALIQELDEAAREISTQDRAGQAWAKANDYPGYTSYASLNDLPDRHSAFGDLVGVLDRHANAFAKVLEFDLDGKRLTLDSLWINVLKPGGHHTAHIHPHSVISGTLYLAVPKDASAIKYEDPRLPMFMAAPPRKASAKEKNKTFVAVAPTTGTLLLWESWLRHEVPINHAKAERVSVSFNYRLD from the coding sequence ATGGCGCGCGTTCAAGAGCTTTTCGTCACCCAAATCTACCGCGAAGAGCTTCAGCGCGGCCAAACATCGGCGCTGATCCAAGAGCTTGACGAGGCCGCGCGCGAAATCTCGACCCAAGACAGGGCGGGGCAGGCCTGGGCGAAAGCGAACGATTATCCGGGATATACATCTTATGCGTCACTCAATGACCTGCCCGACAGGCACTCGGCGTTTGGCGATCTCGTCGGCGTCCTGGACCGGCACGCGAACGCCTTCGCAAAGGTCCTGGAGTTTGATCTGGATGGAAAGCGCCTGACGCTCGACAGCCTGTGGATCAACGTCCTGAAGCCCGGCGGACACCACACGGCACACATCCACCCGCACTCCGTGATCAGCGGCACGCTCTATCTCGCCGTCCCGAAAGACGCGAGCGCGATCAAGTACGAAGATCCAAGACTGCCGATGTTCATGGCCGCGCCGCCCCGCAAAGCCTCGGCCAAGGAGAAGAACAAGACGTTCGTCGCGGTCGCCCCCACAACTGGCACGCTTCTGCTCTGGGAAAGCTGGCTCCGGCACGAGGTGCCGATCAATCACGCAAAGGCCGAGCGCGTCTCGGTGAGCTTCAATTATCGTCTCGATTGA
- a CDS encoding secondary thiamine-phosphate synthase enzyme YjbQ — translation MRQYQETLRIETRGAGLSEFTKDVSRIVRTAGIETGMVHVFCRHTSASLLIQENADPDVQRDLVAFFKRLVPDGDPLFVHQSEGPDDMPAHVKSALTQSTLAIPIAEFQMLLGTWQGIYLFEHRRKPHARQIVVHVLGE, via the coding sequence ATGCGGCAATACCAGGAAACATTGAGAATCGAGACGCGTGGAGCCGGTCTCTCGGAATTTACCAAAGACGTCTCGCGGATCGTCCGAACTGCAGGCATTGAAACGGGCATGGTGCACGTCTTTTGCCGCCATACCTCGGCGTCCCTGCTGATCCAGGAAAATGCCGATCCGGACGTACAGCGCGATCTCGTCGCCTTCTTCAAGCGTCTCGTGCCGGACGGCGATCCGCTCTTCGTGCATCAGTCTGAGGGTCCCGACGACATGCCCGCGCACGTTAAGAGTGCGCTAACCCAATCGACCCTGGCGATCCCTATCGCAGAGTTTCAAATGCTGCTCGGCACCTGGCAAGGCATCTATCTTTTCGAGCACCGGCGAAAACCCCATGCTCGGCAGATCGTCGTGCATGTTCTGGGAGAGTAG
- the greA gene encoding transcription elongation factor GreA: MSRAFVKESDAVEELPDKLISEHRNLVTPEGLTQIEAEVERLQAEHAEAQRLGDRDALQRASRDLRYWKQRLTTAEVQRPPADASVVAFGSLVTLERDDGRVQKYRIVGEDESNPTKGKISYASPLAQALMEKSVGDVVHAGTGEAEIVKIG, encoded by the coding sequence ATGAGTAGAGCATTCGTCAAAGAATCCGATGCTGTAGAAGAGCTTCCCGACAAGCTCATCTCCGAGCACCGCAATCTGGTCACGCCGGAGGGCCTGACCCAGATCGAGGCTGAGGTCGAAAGGCTGCAAGCGGAGCATGCGGAAGCCCAACGCCTGGGCGATAGGGACGCGCTTCAGCGGGCTTCCCGAGATCTTCGCTACTGGAAACAACGCCTCACCACCGCCGAGGTTCAGAGGCCTCCGGCCGATGCATCCGTCGTCGCCTTCGGGTCGCTCGTGACCCTCGAAAGGGACGATGGGCGCGTTCAGAAATACCGCATCGTCGGCGAGGATGAATCCAACCCCACGAAGGGCAAGATTTCATATGCCTCGCCCTTGGCTCAGGCGCTCATGGAAAAGAGCGTCGGCGACGTGGTCCACGCGGGCACTGGCGAAGCCGAAATCGTGAAGATCGGGTAG
- a CDS encoding VOC family protein, giving the protein MTQTQEKPPVIRGDDLPAITPHLVCAGAANAIDFYKKAFGAVETMRLAAKDGKLIHGAIKIGKASVMLVDENPDWGSLAPTSLNGTPVTIHLYVADVDAFVDRAVKAGARLRMPVTDMFWGDRYGIIEDPFGHQWSIATHQRDMSADEIEQAMKAFMPSGDSPNC; this is encoded by the coding sequence ATGACCCAAACTCAGGAAAAGCCCCCAGTGATCCGAGGGGATGACCTGCCCGCCATCACACCGCATTTGGTTTGTGCGGGAGCGGCAAACGCCATCGACTTTTATAAGAAGGCCTTTGGCGCGGTGGAAACGATGAGGCTTGCCGCCAAGGACGGAAAGCTGATCCACGGCGCCATCAAGATAGGCAAAGCCTCAGTGATGCTCGTCGATGAAAATCCGGATTGGGGTTCGCTTGCACCGACCTCGCTCAACGGCACCCCGGTTACGATCCATCTTTACGTCGCCGACGTCGATGCGTTCGTTGATCGAGCGGTCAAGGCGGGCGCGAGGCTTCGGATGCCGGTCACGGATATGTTCTGGGGCGATCGCTACGGCATCATCGAAGATCCGTTCGGCCACCAATGGTCGATTGCAACGCATCAGCGCGACATGAGCGCCGACGAAATCGAGCAAGCGATGAAGGCGTTCATGCCGTCGGGCGACAGTCCCAACTGCTGA
- the mtnC gene encoding acireductone synthase yields MSEGQPVTPETQALVRITADAVLLDIEGTISPISFVRDTLFPYSRDRLEGFVSDNLTSPIVQDILAQAKALAGVSDAVSALLDWQARDVKAPPLKKLQGLIWESGYRSGALRSPIFSDALSAVKQWKSEGLPLYIYSSGSVQAQRLFFEFSDAGDLRPLFSQYFDTDVGPKTEPTSYLRIAELISTRPARIAYFSDNPKELEAARAADLQAVHVVKDETPHHPDFPEISDYCRVAVRR; encoded by the coding sequence GTGAGCGAAGGACAGCCGGTAACGCCCGAGACGCAGGCGCTCGTGCGCATTACGGCAGATGCCGTGCTTCTCGATATCGAGGGCACGATCAGCCCAATCAGCTTCGTTCGCGATACGCTTTTTCCCTATTCGCGGGATCGTCTCGAAGGTTTCGTATCCGACAATCTCACGAGCCCAATCGTTCAAGACATTCTCGCGCAGGCAAAAGCACTCGCTGGGGTGAGCGATGCCGTGAGCGCCCTGCTCGACTGGCAAGCGCGCGACGTCAAGGCTCCTCCACTCAAGAAGCTACAAGGATTGATCTGGGAGAGCGGCTATCGATCTGGCGCGCTCAGAAGCCCGATTTTTTCAGATGCTCTGTCGGCGGTGAAGCAGTGGAAATCGGAAGGTCTGCCGCTTTACATCTATTCATCGGGCTCCGTGCAGGCGCAGCGACTGTTCTTTGAATTCAGCGACGCAGGCGATCTGCGCCCGTTGTTCTCTCAATATTTCGACACCGATGTTGGCCCCAAGACCGAGCCTACGTCGTATCTCCGGATCGCCGAACTCATCAGCACGAGGCCGGCGCGCATCGCCTACTTCTCCGACAATCCAAAGGAGCTGGAAGCGGCGCGAGCAGCGGATCTGCAGGCGGTGCATGTCGTCAAGGACGAGACCCCGCATCATCCAGATTTCCCTGAAATTTCTGACTATTGCCGCGTCGCCGTCAGGCGGTAG